A segment of the Symmachiella macrocystis genome:
CCGGCCGCGTGAGCGTTGCCGAAACGATGTACGGGATATTCCCCGAAAAAGAACTCACCGTCGTCGGTCTCTCGGAAATTTCCAATCTGTCCGCCGGCAACTCCTATGTGATGCCTCTAAAACGGCTTAATGGCGAGTTCGATGTTGTGGCCATCACAAAAGACGAACGGGGCCGTGTCGTTTATCCCGCCACGAGCGAAGTCAGATCGCAACTCGACAACGTTCTCGTCGAAATCAGCAAACGGCTCACACCATAAAACTGAGGCTCGGAGCAGAGCGAAACTGGTTGGCTGGCGAAGTAGCCAGCGTTTGGAAAGGGACCGCAGTGGCAGCTGCAAAAAAACGGCGAGATGCGTTGTTGGGAAATCATCAGCGATGTTGGCTATGGGGACGGCACCTGGTACGGCAAACGCTCGAAGCCAATCGATGGCCCATTCACGAAATTCGTTTGGCCGACCGCCTGGACGAGGAAGAACTGTTGCGACTGCAAAGCCTCGCCGACCATCACCAGGTTCCGGTGCTCGTGGAATCAGCCACCCGCTTGACCCAATTGGCCAAAACCAAGGACCACCAAGGTTATCTCGCCAAGATGGGGACTTTCCCTTACACGCCGGCCGAAGACCTGCTGCAAAGTCCGGTTCAAAACCCGCTGTATTTAATTTTGGATGCGATGCAGGACGCGTACAATTTCGGAGCGGTGATCCGCTCGGCTGAGGTATTTGGCGTCACAGCAATCGTCGTCGGAGAACAACGTCAAGCGACGGTCAACAGTCTGGTAGCGCGAAGTTCCGTCGGCGCAGTCAACCGCGTGCGGATTGTGCAAACCGCAGAAGTGGTGACCATGATTCAACATCTGCAGACGCAGGGAATTTCGATCTATGGTGCGAGCGAAAAGGCGGTTGAACCAATTTTCAGTCACAATTTGTCCGGACCGGTCGGGTTGGTCATCGGCAACGAGGGAACCGGAATTTCCCCCGAAGTTCAAACGGTTTGTGACGGGTTTGTACGAATTCCCCTGCAAGGTAAAATCGGTTCGCTCAACGCGGCCGTCGCGGCCGGAATCGTGCTGTATGAGGCAACACGCCAGCGATGACCCGTGCGAGAATGACAGCCTGGTTGCCGCAAGCCACCAGGAGGGGCGTAAAATCGGGAATGACCCGTATCTCCGAAAAAATCGGTGAATTTCGCGCTGTGAATTGCCTAGAGAGTCGTTACCTTGAGGACGTCCAAGGATTTGGCCGCTACATTGTCCATAAGAGATGTCCCCTGAACTGCCGGGTACGTCTCCTGCGTACCGTCAATACTGGCCGGACGCATGGAACAACAGCGAACGCGGTTTGCACGCATTGTGCGGAACTCTCTGATCGTGATGGGATGTTGAGGAACGTCAACGCATTTCCGCAT
Coding sequences within it:
- the rlmB gene encoding 23S rRNA (guanosine(2251)-2'-O)-methyltransferase RlmB, which codes for MAGEVASVWKGTAVAAAKKRRDALLGNHQRCWLWGRHLVRQTLEANRWPIHEIRLADRLDEEELLRLQSLADHHQVPVLVESATRLTQLAKTKDHQGYLAKMGTFPYTPAEDLLQSPVQNPLYLILDAMQDAYNFGAVIRSAEVFGVTAIVVGEQRQATVNSLVARSSVGAVNRVRIVQTAEVVTMIQHLQTQGISIYGASEKAVEPIFSHNLSGPVGLVIGNEGTGISPEVQTVCDGFVRIPLQGKIGSLNAAVAAGIVLYEATRQR